The Bacteroidota bacterium genome includes a region encoding these proteins:
- a CDS encoding MFS transporter, with amino-acid sequence MSNSAADPSKQEQVGYLTLISSNTNFRRLWLGTLVSQLGDWFNTIALYSLVAGLTGSPLAMGAIFLFKLLPWALVSPLAGVLVDRYNRRQIMIVSDLMRAVVVLGFIFIDDASQVPLVYLLITLQVVLGAVFLPSKSASIPNITSDRELLTANALSAATWSIMLALGAGLGGLATEYLGTDTVFILDSITYLLSAYFIFRARIPQDTVAPAAGNLIRSAYKEILEGWAYMRAVPRVGRIALAKATWAVGGGATVYMLTLLGQEVMPGAEAAGIGVLFFARGLGTGIGPVVSRALFKDQRVWPAVLGASIVVSGIFYATVGWTASIAWIIFAVVAAHAASGANWVFATVLLQQRSVDRLRGRVFGSEWLFVLFMESVSILCASIVLEMAWLDLQQAFICFALVQVICGVLWLGIIVPAEKNNAQEEGM; translated from the coding sequence TTGAGTAATTCGGCTGCTGATCCATCGAAACAGGAACAGGTGGGGTACCTCACCCTTATCTCGTCGAATACCAACTTTCGGCGACTATGGTTGGGGACCCTGGTTTCCCAGCTTGGGGACTGGTTTAACACCATTGCGCTCTACAGCCTCGTGGCCGGCCTCACAGGCTCCCCCCTGGCTATGGGGGCCATCTTCCTGTTCAAGCTGTTACCCTGGGCGCTTGTATCGCCATTGGCCGGTGTATTGGTAGACCGGTACAACCGCAGACAGATCATGATTGTATCTGATCTAATGCGGGCAGTTGTTGTGCTGGGCTTCATTTTCATCGACGATGCATCGCAGGTCCCGCTAGTCTATCTCCTCATCACGTTGCAAGTGGTCCTGGGCGCCGTATTTTTGCCGTCCAAAAGTGCATCAATCCCTAATATCACATCAGACCGCGAACTGCTTACGGCAAATGCTTTATCAGCAGCAACATGGTCTATCATGCTTGCCCTGGGCGCCGGCCTGGGCGGCCTGGCCACCGAGTATCTTGGAACAGATACTGTTTTCATCCTCGACAGTATCACCTACTTGCTCTCAGCTTATTTCATTTTCCGAGCCCGTATTCCCCAAGACACCGTTGCGCCAGCTGCAGGTAACCTGATTCGGTCTGCATACAAGGAGATTCTAGAGGGCTGGGCCTACATGCGTGCTGTACCTCGCGTAGGACGGATTGCCCTGGCAAAAGCCACCTGGGCTGTGGGGGGCGGCGCTACAGTGTACATGCTCACCTTACTCGGACAAGAAGTCATGCCCGGCGCTGAGGCAGCTGGCATCGGTGTACTGTTTTTTGCCCGAGGGCTGGGCACAGGCATTGGCCCGGTTGTATCGCGGGCGCTGTTCAAAGATCAACGCGTATGGCCGGCTGTGCTCGGTGCCAGTATTGTTGTCTCAGGAATTTTCTATGCTACTGTTGGCTGGACCGCCTCCATAGCCTGGATTATCTTTGCCGTTGTAGCTGCGCATGCTGCGAGCGGTGCAAACTGGGTATTTGCCACCGTACTGCTACAACAACGATCTGTAGACCGCCTCCGGGGGCGCGTGTTTGGCTCTGAGTGGCTGTTTGTGCTGTTTATGGAAAGCGTATCTATCCTTTGTGCAAGCATTGTATTGGAAATGGCGTGGCTTGATTTACAACAAGCATTTATCTGTTTTGCCCTGGTACAGGTGATTTGTGGCGTATTATGGCTGGGCATTATCGTTCCTGCAGAGAAAAACAACGCGCAAGAAGAGGGGATGTAG
- a CDS encoding ATP-binding protein produces the protein MTVQEFNIFAQHDSEVAQTLPELNDVALVEVANDGGILKLNSFGKQIWGWKKGGKIPKTLLSSLQQGKTLSFPISVKGRAVLGTGVVRQNGWLIVGYHEKNVASGKGESSYRTLIEKIPSINHSFLDQAPQGILFLDRIGNVIFANQQFRDCLHIEGRGEISENVFQLFGFSESFTSQIRDLLAKGMAIPQDVLQPDEYLPHGLRVNGSPVHDARNKILGAVLTFEVLQTDDYSADPTTHDVEGHHLAQLKNVFIAMMSHEIRTPLGVMNGYAEILSQELEEYEASTGNALPPQIKEFVGAIHENAQRLLGMVNEMFDLSNMRQLRLSPISLHDTLLPVAKKARAFLGEKNVAFEMSLSEEDLMIKGNSKRLKQVLKNLLSNAVKFTDEGTVSLSTRSEGEFAVIEVRDTGVGMSQEHLDHLFTPFVQEDARLNRDFSGTGLGLSLAKLLVDLMNGRIEAESEKGRGSTFRIYLPAA, from the coding sequence ATGACCGTTCAGGAATTCAACATATTCGCCCAACACGACTCAGAAGTCGCACAGACCTTGCCTGAGCTCAACGACGTTGCCCTTGTAGAAGTGGCAAATGATGGAGGTATTTTAAAACTCAATTCATTCGGAAAACAGATCTGGGGCTGGAAAAAAGGCGGAAAAATTCCTAAAACTCTCCTATCTTCCCTTCAACAGGGAAAAACCCTGTCCTTTCCAATTAGCGTAAAAGGACGTGCTGTACTTGGTACAGGCGTTGTACGTCAGAACGGTTGGTTGATTGTTGGCTATCACGAGAAGAACGTGGCTTCAGGCAAAGGAGAGTCTAGCTATAGGACTCTTATTGAGAAAATCCCCTCGATAAATCATTCGTTTCTTGATCAGGCACCACAGGGTATCCTGTTTCTCGATCGTATTGGTAATGTCATTTTTGCCAACCAACAATTCCGTGATTGTCTGCATATAGAGGGGCGCGGCGAAATCTCTGAAAATGTCTTCCAGCTCTTTGGTTTTTCGGAGTCTTTCACCTCGCAGATTCGCGACCTCCTGGCAAAAGGCATGGCAATACCACAGGATGTCTTGCAACCTGACGAATATTTGCCGCATGGTCTGCGTGTTAATGGATCACCCGTTCACGACGCCCGCAATAAAATTCTGGGTGCTGTACTCACGTTCGAAGTATTACAAACTGACGATTACAGCGCCGACCCGACTACGCATGACGTCGAAGGCCATCACCTGGCGCAATTGAAAAATGTTTTCATTGCGATGATGAGCCATGAAATCCGCACACCACTGGGTGTGATGAATGGGTACGCAGAGATTCTCAGTCAGGAATTGGAGGAGTACGAAGCATCCACCGGCAATGCGTTGCCGCCGCAAATCAAAGAATTTGTTGGAGCCATTCATGAGAATGCACAACGGCTCCTTGGCATGGTCAACGAGATGTTCGATCTCTCGAACATGCGCCAGTTGCGCCTTTCCCCAATTTCATTACACGACACCCTCTTGCCCGTGGCAAAAAAAGCACGCGCTTTTCTGGGTGAGAAAAATGTGGCGTTTGAGATGAGTCTGAGCGAGGAAGACCTTATGATCAAAGGGAATTCCAAGCGGCTAAAACAAGTGCTCAAAAACCTGTTATCCAACGCAGTTAAGTTCACCGACGAAGGCACGGTATCGCTATCGACGCGTAGTGAGGGTGAATTTGCCGTTATCGAAGTCAGAGACACGGGTGTAGGCATGTCTCAGGAGCACCTGGACCATCTGTTCACGCCATTTGTGCAGGAAGATGCCCGTTTGAACAGAGACTTCTCCGGGACCGGCCTGGGTCTTTCTCTTGCCAAACTACTGGTCGACCTGATGAATGGGCGCATCGAGGCAGAAAGCGAAAAAGGCAGAGGCTCCACCTTCCGCATCTACCTTCCGGCAGCATAA